acaaaaattcatcatgttgtgttgtgtaagACGCCGCATTCAGTGAGGTTCAGGTTCGATTACACTTCTGTAAAGTTTCTGCcccattttacaaaacttgcagagaaATCACTCAACGGGCTATCGTTACGTCCTATTCTAATACATGCACATGGATTAGAATGTATATGATATTGTAAAGACGTATTCGTTATTAATGTAGGCAATGTCTGTTTTCCAGAGTTAAGACTTCCCAAAACTTATCTGAAGCTGACTTTGAAATCTTGATGAGCCTTTACCAACTCTGGAACTTTACAGAAGTGTAATCAATCGGACCTGAACCTCACTGAACATGGACTCTTACACAACACAACGTGGTAATATTTTGTAGAAAACCGGTAAAATATTTACCGCTGTTACCACTGCTTTTGCTGCCAGCCATCTTGTTTTACGCCCTCgacatcaaaatatgttcaaagctatcgttttagTTGACCAAGCTTACGGATTCCATTCCAGCAGCTATCGTTTCCCCATCAAAGTTATCCTACATGGTGTCAAGGCTGTCATTCTAATTCAAAAGCTACACCTCTTAGGTACCCCTGATCCTAATGTATCACTTACAACAGCCACTCTATCAATTTCTTACCTACGATTTTGCAGAAAATGACTTTTTACTTCTTACCATCAAGATTTTGaacaaattgttcattttctgtgaGTACTCATGTGATATGACAGACTTCAACCATGTGAAAAacttttaccataaactttgCAGACAAAGGAATTATCATTTATATGCTAACTGCTGTTAACTTAAACGTTTCGACTCGCAGTAAAACCCTTCCTAAACATATTGTAGTCAAATGGCTTTTAacttgtatgtgtcctgatgtgatcTTTGAAAATTCTACTCTGTGTAAAACTcttaccacatactttgcagacaaaaggagTTTCATTACTATGAGTCCTGGTGTGGATCTTTAGATAGCACTCATTGCAAAAACCTTTCCACacattttgcagacaaatggctgtTTAGTTGTATTAGTGTGTGCGAACATTTAGATGTCCACACTGTGCAAACTTTgaccacatactttgcagacaaattgcTTTTCCTTCTTATGTGCCCTCAAGTGAACTTTTAGTCCTCCACTCGTTGAAAAccccttcccacacactttgcagacatatggtttttcctttttatgtgtcctcatgtgaacttttagatctCCACTAGTTAtaaaacccttcccacacactttgcaggcaaatggcttttcctttgtatgtgtcctcatgtgaacttttagatctCCACTAGTTAtaaaacccttcccacacactttgcagacatatggtttttcctttgtatgtgtcatcatgtgaacttttagatctCCACTAGTTAtaaaacccttcccacacactttgcaggcaaatggcttttcctttgtatgtgtcctgatgtgaacttTTAATTGTCCACGCTGTGCAAAACTCTTACAACATAGTTTGCAGGAGaatggtttttcatttgtatgtgtcctcaagTGAACTTTTAGTCCTCCATTCGTTGAAAAccccttcccacacacttttGCAGACATATGGTTTTTCCTtttatgtgtcctgatgtgaacttttagatctCCACTAGTTATAAAACCCTtacccacacactttgcagacaaatggctttcctttgtatgtgtcctcatgtggaTCTTTTACGTATCCACAATGTGCAAAACTCTTACCACAAACTTTGCAGATAAATGGCTTTTCTTTGTATGTGTCTGATGTGAACTTTTAACTGTCCACGCTGTGCAAAACTCTTACCACATagtttgcagacaaatggttttccatttgtatgtgtcctcaagTGAACTTTTAGTCCTCCACTCGTTGaaaaacccttcccacacactttgcagacaaatggcttttcctttgtatgtgtcctcatgtgaacatTTAGGTTTCCACTGTGCAAAACTCTTACCACAttttttgcagacaaatggcttttcctttgtatgtgtcctcatgtgaacttttagtccTCCACTCCTtgcaaaacccttcccacatactttgcagacaatggcttttcatttgtatgtgtcctcatgtgaacttttagtctTCCACTCGTTgaaaacccttcccacacactttgcagacaaatggcttttcctttgtatgtgtcctcatgtgaacttttagtaCCCACTAATATgaaaacccttcccacacagtttgcagacaaatggcttttcctttgtatgtgtcctcatgtgaacttttaggtaTCCATAGCTgtgcaaacttttacaacatgttttgcagataaatggcttttcctttgtatgtgtcctcatgtgaacttttagtttTCCACTTGTTGCAAAACCCTCCCACATagtttgcagacaaatggtttttcatttgtatgtgtcctcatgtgaacatTTAGATCTCCACTCATTGACAAACCCTTCCCACACGCTTTGCAGACAAacggcttttcctttgtatgtgtcctgatgtgatcCTTTAGGCTGTCCATGCTGTGCAAAACTCTTACCACatttttgcagacaaatggcttttcatttgtatgtgtcctcatatgtAATTTTAGATTTCCAGTCTGTGAAAACCtatcccacacactttgcagacaaatggcttttcttttgtatgtgtcctcatgtgaagtTTTAGTTTTCCACTCGCTGTAAAAtccttcccacacactttgcaggcaaatggcttttcctttgtatgtgtcctcatgtgaacttttatgTACCCACAATATGCAAAACCCTGCCCACACagtttgcagacaaatggcttttcctttgtatgtgtcctcatgtgaacttttaggtgTCCATGCTGTGCAAAACTTTTACAACATATTTTGCAgataaatggcttttcctttgtatgtgtcctcatgtgaacttttagtttTCCACTTGTtgcaaaacccttcccacacactttgcagacaaatggtttttcatttgtatgtgtcctcatgtgaacatTTAGATCTCCACTCCTtgcaaaacccttcccacacactttgcagacaaacggcttttcttttgtatgtgtcctgatgtgaaccTTTAGCTGTCCATGCTGTGCAAAACTCTTACCACAtattttgcagacaaatggcttttcatttgtatgtgtcctcatatgtAATTTTAGATTTCCAGTCTGTGAAAAACtattcccacacactttgcagataaatggcttttcatttgtatgtgtcctgatgtgaatTTTTAGATGTCCACTGTGTGtaaaacccttcccacacactttgcagatgaatggtttttcctttgtatgaatcctgatgtgaacttttagatttCCACTCCTTGTAAAtcccttcccacacactttgcagatgaATGGctttttatttatatgtgtCCCCATGTGGACATTTAGATTTTCAGTCTGTGCAAAACCcttaccacatactttgcagatGAATTGGCTCTTCGTCTGTATGTGTCCCAGTGTGGATTTTTAGAGAGTTACTGCTTTGATAGCCTTCACCgcatactttgcagacaaacgGCTGTTCACAAATATGATTCAGTGTGAGGTATTTCATGGCTTCATTCTGTGTAAAACTCTTTCCACATTCTTCACAAACAAATGTCCTTTCTTCACCATCCAAATGACTTTCTTCATGTTCTCTCCGTGTAAAAGTCTTGTCATAAGCTTGAACGAGAGATTTTCCTGTTTCAACATAGGTTGCTGTCTGACTCATGTTTTCGGCACATTGCTTCCCCTTGATGGTTAATCTTGCTGACAAGACGCTACTGCAacaaatgtttttgaatattCTGAAGTATAAGAATAAATGGAATAAATGTGAAAGAAATATTACGTCCATGTGTAAATAGTATAAAGAATGAGACAGTTTTTAAAgtgacattagctgtaacttttgactaatttttcacacctctgtttcaatgtatcaactacagaattttactataatccgatcatcatgaccaatgccctgagttctgcttgccaacacagcctgtgaatgtcaaatgatcattgttattgttgataaatgtattctaatcCGGACCTGAATATAAAacttaaacaataacaatgcagattatactcatatagggtatattaaTGAGCTAAATGTTAGCAATTTCTCCATGGGTCCGGgatcaaaccagaaactgcgatgatacacagtacaaacacaattttaacacgtcattgacaatgacatagtcccaacTTGTAAtaggggagtattagtcttgatggggcagggaaatgtggtcattaagaagtatcactggagtgtatatgttgagatctatgggcacataggtttatgtcgttgttcccaatttgaaacacatgaggcatgtctaagttatggttctaaatcgggaaaaaagatcagacctatagctgtattggccagccaagaaatacatatgcgcataataatgaggtacaaggtgtgacatcttaaggtctaatatcctatcagaattggagggtatagaacttgtggttactgagttatgcatatatatgtataatcaaggtcaaaggtcataaggtcacgtgacattttgaaataaaattgtattgctaattaatccctatatgccaaaaatcagacctctagctctattcgcttgcccagaattagatgtgtgcataattaatgaggtaaagcgtgtgttgtcataaggtttcccaccctactaaatataaaggacatagctcttgtggttacgtatttatcgacacaaacgtatatttcaggtcaaaggtcatcgaggtcacatgacatttggtaaaaaaatttctatcctattgttatccctatatacccaaaaacagacatccagctctatgggcttgctcagaattagatgtatgcataattaatgaggtacagaatGAAGCATCTTcaagtctcccatcataccatatatgaagggtgtaccacttgtggttactgagttatggacaaatatgtatatttgaggtcaaaggtcaccgaggtcatgtgacattttgtcaaaacaattgtattgctaagttatccctatataccaaaaatcagatctctagctctattgactcgctcaaaattagatatgcggataattaatgaggtacaatatgtggcgtcataagctgtcccatcataccaagggtgtagcacttgtggttactgagttatggacaaatatgtatatttgaggtcaaaggtcactgaggtcacgtgacattttgacaaaaaaaatagtattgctaagttctccacaccaaaaatcagaccttgagctctattggctcgctcaaaattagatatgtgcataattaatgaggtacaatatgtggcgtcataagctgtcccatcataccatatatgaagggtgtagcacttgtggttactgagttatggacaaatatgtatatttgaggtcaaaggtcaccgaggtcacgtgatattttgaaaaaaaaagtattgctaagttatccctatataccaaaaatcagacctctagctctattggctcgctcaaaattagatatgcacataattaatgaggtacaatatgtggcgtcataagctgtcccatcatactatatatgaagggtgtagcacttgtggttactgagttatggacaaatatgtatatttgaggtcaaaggtcaccgaggtcacgtgatattttgaaaaaaaagtattgctaagttatccctatataccaaaaatcagacctctagctctattggctcgctcaaaattagatatgtgcataattaatgaggtacaatatgtggcgtcataagctgtcccatcataccatatatgaagggtgtagcacttgtggttactgagttatggacaaatatatatatttgaggtcaaaggtcaccaaggtcatgtgacattttgtcaaaatatctgagatatctgcgtgaacagatggactcacagatggactcacggacggacatgacccaatctataagccccctggacttcatcagtggggactaaaaactgtgtcactgcatccttttgcaatatgaatacgatgagaaactaaatttttatttttcttggccttatacatgggagtctatggactgccttatacatgggagtctatggagactgccttatacatgggagtctatggaggtgaaaactaaaagtcctctaacacggccagaattgatcgcattgtgaaacaaatcgacgtgcatctgtatggggtagggaactatccttgtgcaaagtttgaaagaaattgaaagaaattgaattgaaatgggcatgtctgagatatctgcgtgaatggacggacggacggacggacgacgcacacatggacatgaccaaacctataagtccccccggactaaaaatgaccaaagttacagctaatggatctttaatgttgaataattcattatacAGACTATCTTGAAGTCATGCAAATTAGCCTGTCATACAAacaatgaatatatatatatatatatatatatatatatatatatatatatatatatatatatatatatatatatatatatatatatatatatatatatatatatatatatatatatagaatatataccggtgtgtgtatatataacaaacaaatgaatatatatatatatatatatatatatatatatatatatatatatatatatatatatatatatatatatataatatatatattatatatatatatatatatatatatatatatatatatatatatatatatacataatatatatatatatatatatatatatatatatatatatatataatatatatatatatatatatatataatatataccagtgtgtatatatatatgcagggcctgaaaattacgcTAGCCCGATGCCCGGGACAGACTAATTTCCGATACGGACTAGTACAAAAAAGACCCTTACTTGTCCGCAGGCAGACGGAAGATCAAGTTTCGTGTCGTCTGACTTTGTGCGTTATCACAGCTTGAAGTTCATGTAATTTGAATAGTATGATCAAATTGCTTGGCAACGCATGACCTTGCCGAGTCAAAACATACCGTAAAGCTGCGAGTGAAATAAAATCGGCGACATTTCTTTTCTAAACTTTGTATCAATCTGTATCAATTTGGGGAAATGCCGTATTTTGGCGGCAACGCATTGTTTGCCAAACATTTGCTCAGAAGAGCATCGTCTCTAGCCAAAGGTGTCTCCATGATGAGTCTCTTCAGATTTGGAATTACCGTTACCCGTAAAGATGGCAGCAACGAAATCGGTCAAGAACTTTTCGATAACGGAAATAAGAGGAAGAAAACTGACGAGAAAGAGAGCCCACAGAGCGAggaaaaactttcaaaagatCGGAAATATGACCGTGAGAAACGTGTACGTAAGTTTCAAAAACAGTGGGTGACGTCATGGCCATGGGTGACTTACGACGATGGCAACGAGACGATGTACTGTGCATATTGTCGAAAGTTTCCGCATATTTCTGACAAAAACAGTGCTTTAGTGAGAGGTACTTCAAGTTTTAGAATCGACGCGCTGAAATCGCACGATATCACAAATGAGCATTTGTCCTGTACTCGCCAATATTACCGACAACaaactatagaaataacgggcgacgcgctgaccattaacgtttatttgtgggcaagggcgagaggaaagccaaaaaatggtaggcttgccgagcccgttaatttggctttcctcgagcccgcgcccacaaataaacgttaatggtcagagcggagtctgttatttccattatattatctgcgaacccaagaaaaccgtcaaaatttccgaaaatttcaggagcgaacgacaactgggccccaaaaactgagcaatacgcgacgaacagtcacgcgcgctgtaaaaatttggcaaatcctgagatgttttcagaaaaaagtatctcaacttgacctacaagtgctccctttcattttgtgattgattatgatttacgtttgagctgtaaagttacaatactttgagttgttaatcttattattcatattcacgggcatgtaaacagaccattactgtgtatttgtggtcagtcacgtggttcagctcgacaaatcaaaatgcgactggcagggcatggtaatataatgataCGCAGTCAACTTTCCGCTCGTCTGTGGAAGACGTTCAGTCTACGTGCAGTGTACTCGACACACCAATTGCCAAGTCGTTCGCGAAAATGGACGCACAACAGAAGGATAAATTGAGATATTTGTTCAATACTGCATATGCTGTCATAAAGGCCGGAAAGCCATTTTCAGATTTCGAGTTCTTGTGCCGTGTTCAACTCAAAAATGGTTTACCGCTCGGACACAATTACATAAATACGCACGGTTGCACAACGTTTATGAAGTCTATCGCCGATAATTGAAACGGCGGATTTCTGGAGAGATTAAAGACGCAAATTTCGTCAGTGCACTAGCTGATGGTAGCACCGATAGATCCGTTGTTGAGCAAGAAATAACGTACATTCGTTATGTAGGAAAAGAGAAATTGCCAATAACACGACAAGTCAGCGTTGTCCAAGTGGAGAATGCGCAGTCTCAGGGAGTGTTCGATGCGTTGGTGACAGGCCTCGCGGAAGTCGATCTGAATATGCAGGACCTTCACCCCGACAGCGGAAAGACGCCATCCCTTGTCTGCGCTAATTTTGACGGCGCGTCCGTAAATATGGGGAAGAAAACTGGAGTTGTTACCAAAATCAAAGGAATAATACCGTCGGTAGTTGGAATTCACTGTGTTGCTCATAAACTCGAGTTTCCATTTTAGATGCATCGAAACGTCTGAAAATAATGACAGACTTTGAAGAAATACTGAAGGGCATTTTTTCTTTCTATCATTTTTCGCCGAAACGTCGCCGAGAACTAGCCGAGATCTCGAGAATCTTTGAGACAGATTTAGCGCACTTCTCGTCTGTCAAACAAGTTCGCTGGCTAGCGAGTAAAGAAAGGGCCGTCAAAGCCATATCTCGAAATCTGAGATCAGTTGTACTTTATCTACAACACAACGCCACTGCCGGAAACTGTGCTGATGATGCAAACCGTGGAAAGGGGTTTTGAAAGGAATTACTTCTACCCGGTTTCTGAAGATGATGTTCTTTCTGCTTGACTACCTACCCATTGTATCAGATCTATCTAGAGCATTTCAACTTGAAGATTTGCTCATAACTGAACTTCCTTATAAACTTGAACAAACTGTAGTCAGATTAAATGCTCTGAAATCTGTTGCTGGGAATAACATGCAGTTTTTCTTGCAAAATTACAATGTTGATGATCGAAAGTTTGGTGAAATAGAAATCAGTGGTCAAGCATTGACACCTGAGTACACAGTGTCTGAGTATACAGATTTGATTGATAACACTGTAAACTATATCAGTGACCGATTTGATAACTTGAATGAGCCACCACTGAAACAACTTCAGTGTCTAAATTTCCACAACTGGCCACTGGGTACTGaggaaatatatgtttatggaAATGATGATATGCATGATTTGATGTATGATACTTGTGTATCTTCATACTTCACAGGAGTTTGAAAGAGATTCTGTTTGTAAAGATTGGTTGGCCCTCAAATTATACTGCAGGAGGTTCAGAGCCAACTCTCTTCTCAGTGTTTATTCACTTGTACTACAGTCAGTCAGCATAGTGGGTGACCCCATGAAAAAGCTGCTTGATTATATGTTTACTATCTCCCCCAGTACCAGTGCATGTGAGAGGGGTTTCTCTAAAGTCAATGTGATCAAGACAGAATTAAGAACCACCATGAATCAAGAGAATTTTCAAAGACAACTTTTTGTAATGTCAGAAGGTCCAGATCTTGAATCCTTCAATCCTGATGCTGCAATAGCAAGGTGGCTAGTGAGTTGTGAGAGGTCCAGACATGTAGGGGGTCACAAATTGCCTGGCCCACGTGTTAATACACAGCcagattttgaatttgaaaaatctgcAAAGTGAACCAACACCTTTATTGAAGCTTATATGACATGATAGACATCtaaacatgtataaacatgtgtCAGGTGTGTTATACTGCAATAAATGAAAGATATATTTCTGTGATACTACTTGGTAAgagcataattattttttatacccACCCGGTAGAAAATTTCAGGGCAAGTGAGTTTTTGCTACGGACAAGTAGGAAAATAGTGGCTACTTGTCCTGggacaagtggataaaaattaaatttttcaggccctgatatatatatatatataatatatatatatatatatatatatatatatatatatatatatatatatatatatatattattttttttttttttttttttttttttttttttttttttttttgggaaATTCTTGGTGGGAAAAAGGAAAactgaaattacaaaatgtactatttGAATCCTCTCTCCGAGACAAAAAAGTGATAAGTAGGCTGTCATTTTGTATAATGCTAATTAACTCCCATACTCAAAGCTGACTTAGAACTATgtacaatattttctttttgctgAGTTTGACAAACAAATGTCACTTACAAAAATAAAAGGTTAAGAAGACAAATCTGGGTTCACCCCCAGCAGATATAGGTCACTTGCATCATTATGAGGACATTAAATATATGTGTGTCAGAGAGGCATTGAGttcaaataaatttcattttaactgTCCACTGTTGACCCTGCACAAAGTTAGaatcatcctcatcctcagtgTAAATGGATCGAGTTAAAATGGTTCTGAGAATAACGATACAACTTCAGCTTAAAGGTaaagttcaccaaggctgatttttacaGTGTGCAAGTTTTTGGGTCCCATATCCTGGAAAAGCCAACAAATCCTTTTCCGAATAAGGACAAAAGTAGTGCGGGAAGTTgcacttaaagggacattattgctatcttttgaccttttttcaCTAACATTGCTGCAAATGAGCAGTTGCTGGTTTTGTTTCACCAATTGAAAGATGTCTAGAAACGGTCGATTACTGCCATCCATTTGCCTACACTGTatagaacaagtcatcgttgatgacacagtccccgcttgtccattttgttataatctttggtgtcttggtagctgtggtctaggtagctgtggaatgacattgatgcaacgggtgcatcaggcctgtgccttgtataataaagtaatctgaggaacggtcaataaaattgacccatctctgccggtaatgaccattgaaggaacgtttgattacatcacacataacgatgcccttactgcctctagtgtcatgatggcacataccgTTATGTAtgcacatggtttggtggaatttaagaaatggtatgggatcgggtatgttgttgtaatcagccatttctgatcatataatgaaacaaattaatgtgcacaagaatgcagccatatcacgtttaaacaaatcagtccatcgaaggacagtgacctatgtttatgtttcaaagacataaaaaaatcacaccaaaattgaaatcaaatggctgtctattgaccatatggatcatagcacaaaattagtagacatgcatatgtatgccatggtactttatctttgtaccaagtctcaacaacattggataaggaatatttgcatatgattaagcctcaaagacatgaagatatccaaaaatgaccatctggcagcgatattggggaaaaatgacaatctggcaaccatattggaataTGTCAcaaagtacattgacatgtaatatgtatgccatagtgcatgatctttgtgtctagtttggacaaaatcggtgtaatgacctttgaattaagcttcaaagacataCAAAATTCCATCAAAATGgtagttctgcagccatattggctcctatcacaaggttaattgatctatgcatatgtatgccatagtgctttgcctttgtgccatgtttgaacaaatcgattcaaggatgtttgagttatggttcaaagacatgaaaaaatcgcaaacaaaatggccgcctcatgcccatattggatcatatcgcaatataatgcgacatgcatatgtaggccatagtgttatgcctttgtgccaagtttgaacagaatcggttcaaggatgtttgagttaatggttcaaagacatgaaaaattgcaaacaaaatggccgtctcacgcccatattggatcgtatcggaatataattcaacatgcatatgtaggccatagtgttatgcctttgtgccaagtttgaacagaatcggttctaggatgtctgagttatggttcaaagacacgaaaaattgcaaacaaaatggccgcctcacgcccatattggattgtatcgcaaaataatttgacatgcatatgtaggccatagtgttatgcctttgtgccaagtttgaacagaatctgttcaaggatgtttgagttatggttcaaagacatgaaaaattgcaaacaaaatggccgtctcacgcccatattggattgtatcgcaatataattctacatgcatatgttggccatagtgttatgcctttgtgccaagtttgaacagaatcggttcaaggatgtctgagttatggttcaaagacacgaaaaattgcaaacaaaatggccgcctcacgcccatattggattgtatcgcaatataattcgacatgcatatgtaggccatagtgttatgcctttgtgccaagtttgaacagaatcagttcaaggatgtttgaattatggttcaaagacaagaaaaatcgcaaacaaaatggccgcctcacacccatattggatcgtatcgcaatataattcaacatgcatatgtaggccatagtgttatgcctttgtgccaagtttgaacagaatcggttctaggatgtttgagttatggttcaaagacatgaaaaattgcaaaaatattgccaccttgtggccatattgaatcatatcgcacaataaatcgatgtgcatctgtaggtcatagtgctatgcctatgtgccaagtttgaacaaaattggttcagcagtgtctgagaaacagctccggacggacgcacggacgacggacagacacacggacggacaggacccaatctataagtccccgccggacttcgggACTAAAAATCTTGTGTCGGGGGTGAAGGCAGGGCTCGTTTAAACCCAAAGTTGATAAGTGTTGACCTGCGATCACACTATAGTGCTAAGCACTGTAATCATCCTAGtgtgaaaaatacatgaagtgA
The DNA window shown above is from Ptychodera flava strain L36383 unplaced genomic scaffold, AS_Pfla_20210202 Scaffold_58__1_contigs__length_828623_pilon, whole genome shotgun sequence and carries:
- the LOC139128538 gene encoding zinc finger protein 426-like, whose protein sequence is MGTHINKKPFICKVCGKGFTRSGNLKVHIRIHTKEKPFICKVCGKGFTHSGHLKIHIRTHTNEKPFICKVCGNSFSQTGNLKLHMRTHTNEKPFVCKICGKSFAQHGQLKVHIRTHTKEKPFVCKVCGKGFARSGDLNVHMRTHTNEKPFVCKVCGKGFATSGKLKVHMRTHTKEKPFICKICCKSFAQHGHLKVHMRTHTKEKPFVCKLCGQGFAYCGYIKVHMRTHTKEKPFACKVCGKDFTASGKLKLHMRTHTKEKPFVCKVCGIGFHRLEI